One Hyla sarda isolate aHylSar1 chromosome 11, aHylSar1.hap1, whole genome shotgun sequence genomic window carries:
- the LOC130295775 gene encoding NACHT, LRR and PYD domains-containing protein 12-like isoform X1, which yields MEARCSRVITDDDLEKFRHQLSRYEMCSLRILYDYFWNDLKHIVEILDTQNLLSELNSRNVPLEPDYLLMEKTLGAPVLSECLIKDIKNMGRDAVLALWESLYVLQNYSQHPNLIAILSEFNQGDSLVSLINLDEAGHELRQLNDIHNRHKKNLLEITMNLEEHRAPGLVEPIRSCNISSGYLDLVVVSTHQFRNSSQHEIIETGGRHEHYLRKKYSSMERISSNRLFRWCHRSACIPHAVMMVGVPGVGKTTLMQKFVYDWVNGKHYQRFSFVFFFKFRDLNRYDEISLDKMILEQYPDLHSQLDNILRYPEQLLFIFDGLDESVHNIEFGPQNICFNTKETVNLGVVVVSLVRQSLLKGSSILLTSRPTKLASVDIGIFQRVSEIMGFFPNERKMYFEQFFQDKELSEKAFQYVRENDTLYTFCYIPSYCWIVCTVLFRSKAINNDQQSSFKPKTVTQLFVSYVANILLNHCTDTESPMELMNSIGRMAQHGIMNRILTFDSKDFETFEVDSTSKILSAFVSETYRNPTTTTYSFLHLTLQEFFSALSHFLNYSEKELLSSLERARSFSDGRGEMFLRFLCGLSDGTTISPLRSHLDGKPSASETVIRWLSQEVKERWRPEADPREIMNILTYLFESRNEQLVHSTIGSHGKLDFSECHLTPVDCTILAFILKSCRETDSLNLDRCFIQSEGLERLSGVLHTVTELRLSNNDLKDSDMQIIYKVITPQHSRVKVLRLRNNSLTWASCSALACALSENRGLMELNVSRNNLAGPEFSDLMTTLSCPTCTISCLSLSQIKLTDEYVPYLMSLSSNPNLTHLDLSHNFLTDVSAQHIQDLILSSPNLKEIRIEVNDITKEKEGFLRQLTALKPGLAIIA from the exons ATGGAGGCAAGATGCTCAAGAGTCATCACCGACG ACGACCTTGAGAAGTTCCGCCATCAGCTGTCTCGATATGAGATGTGCAGTCTGAGGATCCTCTACGACTACTTCTGGAATGACCTGAAACACATAGTGGAGATTTTGGACACTCAAAACCTCTTGAGCGAGCTGAATTCCCGAAATGTGCCCCTGGAGCCG GATTACCTTTTGATGGAGAAAACATTAGGAGCCCCTGTACTTTCTGAATGTCTGATAAAAGATATTAAGAACATGGGTCGAGATGCCGTTCTGGCCCTATGGGAAAGCCTCTACGTCCTACAGAATTATTCCCAGCATCCTAATCTCATTGCAATATTGAGTGAATTCAACCAAG GTGATTCCCTAGTGTCCCTGATCAATCTGGATGAAGCGGGACATGAATTACGTCAACTAAATG atATCCATAATCGACACAAGAAAAACCTACTGGAAATAACCATGAATTTAGAGGAACACAGAGCACCGGGACTTGTGGAGCCGATACGGAGCTGTAACATTTCGTCTGGCTACTTGGACCTAGTTGTCGTCTCTACTCATCAGTTCAGGAATAGTTCACAACATGAGATCATAGAAACTGGGGGGAGACATGAGCATTATCTGAGAAAGAAGTACAGCTCTATGGAGCGGATCTCCTCTAACAGGCTGTTCCGCTGGTGCCACCGATCTGCTTGCATACCACACGCCGTCATGATGGTCGGCGTACCTGGAGTTGGGAAGACCACGCTAATGCAAAAGTTTGTCTATGACTGGGTGAATGGGAAACATTATCAGaggttttcttttgttttcttctttAAATTTAGGGATTTAAATAGATACGATGAGATCAGTTTGGATAAGATGATCCTTGAACAATATCCAGATCTACATAGCCAACTGGACAACATCTTACGGTATCCAGAACAGCTGCTCTTCATCTTCGATGGTCTAGACGAAAGTGTTCACAACATTGAGTTTGGGCCACAAAACATATGCTTTAACACCAAAGAGACGGTCAACCTTGGAGTAGTTGTGGTTAGTTTGGTGAGACAAAGTCTTCTCAAAGGGTCTTCGATACTCTTGACCAGTCGACCAACCAAACTGGCTTCTGTTGACATTGGTATTTTTCAAAGGGTTTCTGAGATCATGGGCTTCTTCCCCAACGAGAGAAAGATGTACTTTGAGCAATTTTTCCAAGATAAGGAATTGTCGGAAAAGGCCTTTCAGTATGTGAGAGAGAACGACACGTTGTACACGTTCTGTTATATCCCATCATACTGCTGGATCGTCTGTACAGTATTATTCAGGTCCAAGGCGATAAATAACGATCAACAGAGCTCATTTAAGCCAAAAACAGTGACGCAACTTTTTGTGTCTTATGTGGCCAACATCCTTCTTAACCATTGCACGGATACTGAAAGCCCCATGGAGCTCATGAATTCCATTGGTAGGATGGCACAACATGGCATAATGAATCGCATTCTTACTTTTGATAGTAAAGATTTTGAAACATTTGAGGTGGACAGTACGTCAAAAATACTATCCGCTTTTGTAAGTGAAACCTATCGCAATCCTACTACCACTACCTACTCCTTCCTACATCTCACCCTTCAGGAGTTCTTCTCGGCTTTATCACACTTCTTGAACTATTCTGAAAAGGAATTACTATCATCACTTGAAAGAGCACGATCATTTTCGGATGGTCGCGGTGAGATGTTCCTCCGATTTCTCTGTGGCCTCTCCGATGGTACAACTATATCTCCTCTGAGGAGTCACCTAGATGGTAAACCTTCTGCTTCTGAGACGGTTATTAGATGGCTCAGCCAGGAAGTTAAAGAAAGGTGGAGGCCGGAAGCAGATCCTCGCGAGATAATGAACATACTGACGTATCTATTTGAGTCTCGCAATGAACAACTTGTCCATAGTACAATAGGGTCTCATGGAAAACTGGACTTTTCAGAATGCCACCTTACCCCTGTGGACTGCACCATCTTGGCCTTTATCCTCAAATCCTGTAGAGAAACTGACAGCCTCAACCTAGACAGATGTTTCATTCAAAGCGAAGGCTTGGAAAGACTATCTGGAGTTCTACACACAGTTACGGAACTCAG GCTTTCAAACAATGACCTGAAAGACAGTGATATGCAGATAATTTACAAGGTCATAACTCCCCAACACTCCAGGGTAAAAGTACTGAG ATTGAGGAATAACTCCTTAACATGGGCATCATGCTCTGCATTGGCATGTGCATTAAGTGAGAACAGGGGCCTGATGGAACTCAATGTGTCCCGGAACAATCTGGCTGGTCCAGAATTCTCCGATTTGATGACAACTCTCTCCTGTCCAACCTGCACCATATCATGTTTGTC TCTCAGTCAGATAAAACTCACGGATGAATATGTTCCATacctgatgtccctgtcctcgaACCCAAACCTCACCCACCTCGACCTCAGCCATAATTTCCTCACGGACGTCAGCGCTCAACATATCCAGGATCTGATACTGAGTTCACCAAACCTGAAGGAAATAAG
- the LOC130295775 gene encoding NACHT, LRR and PYD domains-containing protein 12-like isoform X2: protein MEARCSRVITDDDLEKFRHQLSRYEMCSLRILYDYFWNDLKHIVEILDTQNLLSELNSRNVPLEPDYLLMEKTLGAPVLSECLIKDIKNMGRDAVLALWESLYVLQNYSQHPNLIAILSEFNQDIHNRHKKNLLEITMNLEEHRAPGLVEPIRSCNISSGYLDLVVVSTHQFRNSSQHEIIETGGRHEHYLRKKYSSMERISSNRLFRWCHRSACIPHAVMMVGVPGVGKTTLMQKFVYDWVNGKHYQRFSFVFFFKFRDLNRYDEISLDKMILEQYPDLHSQLDNILRYPEQLLFIFDGLDESVHNIEFGPQNICFNTKETVNLGVVVVSLVRQSLLKGSSILLTSRPTKLASVDIGIFQRVSEIMGFFPNERKMYFEQFFQDKELSEKAFQYVRENDTLYTFCYIPSYCWIVCTVLFRSKAINNDQQSSFKPKTVTQLFVSYVANILLNHCTDTESPMELMNSIGRMAQHGIMNRILTFDSKDFETFEVDSTSKILSAFVSETYRNPTTTTYSFLHLTLQEFFSALSHFLNYSEKELLSSLERARSFSDGRGEMFLRFLCGLSDGTTISPLRSHLDGKPSASETVIRWLSQEVKERWRPEADPREIMNILTYLFESRNEQLVHSTIGSHGKLDFSECHLTPVDCTILAFILKSCRETDSLNLDRCFIQSEGLERLSGVLHTVTELRLSNNDLKDSDMQIIYKVITPQHSRVKVLRLRNNSLTWASCSALACALSENRGLMELNVSRNNLAGPEFSDLMTTLSCPTCTISCLSLSQIKLTDEYVPYLMSLSSNPNLTHLDLSHNFLTDVSAQHIQDLILSSPNLKEIRIEVNDITKEKEGFLRQLTALKPGLAIIA from the exons ATGGAGGCAAGATGCTCAAGAGTCATCACCGACG ACGACCTTGAGAAGTTCCGCCATCAGCTGTCTCGATATGAGATGTGCAGTCTGAGGATCCTCTACGACTACTTCTGGAATGACCTGAAACACATAGTGGAGATTTTGGACACTCAAAACCTCTTGAGCGAGCTGAATTCCCGAAATGTGCCCCTGGAGCCG GATTACCTTTTGATGGAGAAAACATTAGGAGCCCCTGTACTTTCTGAATGTCTGATAAAAGATATTAAGAACATGGGTCGAGATGCCGTTCTGGCCCTATGGGAAAGCCTCTACGTCCTACAGAATTATTCCCAGCATCCTAATCTCATTGCAATATTGAGTGAATTCAACCAAG atATCCATAATCGACACAAGAAAAACCTACTGGAAATAACCATGAATTTAGAGGAACACAGAGCACCGGGACTTGTGGAGCCGATACGGAGCTGTAACATTTCGTCTGGCTACTTGGACCTAGTTGTCGTCTCTACTCATCAGTTCAGGAATAGTTCACAACATGAGATCATAGAAACTGGGGGGAGACATGAGCATTATCTGAGAAAGAAGTACAGCTCTATGGAGCGGATCTCCTCTAACAGGCTGTTCCGCTGGTGCCACCGATCTGCTTGCATACCACACGCCGTCATGATGGTCGGCGTACCTGGAGTTGGGAAGACCACGCTAATGCAAAAGTTTGTCTATGACTGGGTGAATGGGAAACATTATCAGaggttttcttttgttttcttctttAAATTTAGGGATTTAAATAGATACGATGAGATCAGTTTGGATAAGATGATCCTTGAACAATATCCAGATCTACATAGCCAACTGGACAACATCTTACGGTATCCAGAACAGCTGCTCTTCATCTTCGATGGTCTAGACGAAAGTGTTCACAACATTGAGTTTGGGCCACAAAACATATGCTTTAACACCAAAGAGACGGTCAACCTTGGAGTAGTTGTGGTTAGTTTGGTGAGACAAAGTCTTCTCAAAGGGTCTTCGATACTCTTGACCAGTCGACCAACCAAACTGGCTTCTGTTGACATTGGTATTTTTCAAAGGGTTTCTGAGATCATGGGCTTCTTCCCCAACGAGAGAAAGATGTACTTTGAGCAATTTTTCCAAGATAAGGAATTGTCGGAAAAGGCCTTTCAGTATGTGAGAGAGAACGACACGTTGTACACGTTCTGTTATATCCCATCATACTGCTGGATCGTCTGTACAGTATTATTCAGGTCCAAGGCGATAAATAACGATCAACAGAGCTCATTTAAGCCAAAAACAGTGACGCAACTTTTTGTGTCTTATGTGGCCAACATCCTTCTTAACCATTGCACGGATACTGAAAGCCCCATGGAGCTCATGAATTCCATTGGTAGGATGGCACAACATGGCATAATGAATCGCATTCTTACTTTTGATAGTAAAGATTTTGAAACATTTGAGGTGGACAGTACGTCAAAAATACTATCCGCTTTTGTAAGTGAAACCTATCGCAATCCTACTACCACTACCTACTCCTTCCTACATCTCACCCTTCAGGAGTTCTTCTCGGCTTTATCACACTTCTTGAACTATTCTGAAAAGGAATTACTATCATCACTTGAAAGAGCACGATCATTTTCGGATGGTCGCGGTGAGATGTTCCTCCGATTTCTCTGTGGCCTCTCCGATGGTACAACTATATCTCCTCTGAGGAGTCACCTAGATGGTAAACCTTCTGCTTCTGAGACGGTTATTAGATGGCTCAGCCAGGAAGTTAAAGAAAGGTGGAGGCCGGAAGCAGATCCTCGCGAGATAATGAACATACTGACGTATCTATTTGAGTCTCGCAATGAACAACTTGTCCATAGTACAATAGGGTCTCATGGAAAACTGGACTTTTCAGAATGCCACCTTACCCCTGTGGACTGCACCATCTTGGCCTTTATCCTCAAATCCTGTAGAGAAACTGACAGCCTCAACCTAGACAGATGTTTCATTCAAAGCGAAGGCTTGGAAAGACTATCTGGAGTTCTACACACAGTTACGGAACTCAG GCTTTCAAACAATGACCTGAAAGACAGTGATATGCAGATAATTTACAAGGTCATAACTCCCCAACACTCCAGGGTAAAAGTACTGAG ATTGAGGAATAACTCCTTAACATGGGCATCATGCTCTGCATTGGCATGTGCATTAAGTGAGAACAGGGGCCTGATGGAACTCAATGTGTCCCGGAACAATCTGGCTGGTCCAGAATTCTCCGATTTGATGACAACTCTCTCCTGTCCAACCTGCACCATATCATGTTTGTC TCTCAGTCAGATAAAACTCACGGATGAATATGTTCCATacctgatgtccctgtcctcgaACCCAAACCTCACCCACCTCGACCTCAGCCATAATTTCCTCACGGACGTCAGCGCTCAACATATCCAGGATCTGATACTGAGTTCACCAAACCTGAAGGAAATAAG